The window GCGTAGGTAAGATTGAGTTTACGGGTAGTACGGTTGATAAGCCGGATGCCAACCTGCTGTTCAAGCTGGCTGATGCGCTGGCTGACGCTCGATTTCGGCAGCCCCGCCTTCTGCGCCGCCGCGGTAAAGCTGCCGTTTTCAGCCACCAGAGCGAACAGCGCCATATCCTGTAAATGCTTAAACACCCTGCTCGCCCATCATCTCTTTCACCAGCTCGACGCAGCGCAGGAAGCGTCCGTCGTAATCCGCCTCCTCAACGTGGACAAAGTCGATGTTGTTTTTGCGCAACATCTCCACCAGCAGCGTCTGAAACTCTTTGCGATCCACTGAACTGCCGAGACTGCGCAGACCGTCAGCTACCCACGGGGTATTGTTTTCCAGCAGGATCACCAGATCAAAGCGGTACTCATCAATCAGCGCCTGCACAAAGGGGTGCTCACGCCCTTCGTACTTTTTGCAGAATGCCTGGGTGGTGACAAAATCGGTGTCGATAAACGCCACTTTATTGGCGTACTTAACGGCAAAATCGATGTACTGAGCGTGACCGAGCGCGATTTTATCGTAGTCGGAATACTGGAGCGCCATCTCATCGCCGCCAAGGTGCGAAAAGACATAATCGCGCCCGTACTCCCACGCGCTGGTGGTATTGAAAATGTTCGCCAGCTTGTTAACCAGCGTTGACTTGCCGCTCGACTCGCCGCCGAGCACCGCCACGGTGCGCACGAAAAACGGCTTCACTTCCGTGGGAATGTACTCCCAGTAGCGGAACGGGTTTTCACGGATCTGCGCCCCGCTGATGTTCATAAAGGTGCGTCTGGGATCGATAAGCACCGTTTCAATCCCCAGGTGCTCCAGATACTGCGGCGCGTCGGCCTCTTCAGAGGTGTAGATCCAGTTGGGCTGAATACCCTTCTCGGCCATAAACGTTTTGATGCCGTTGCTCCAGACATCCCAGCCGTGGGGATACGGCTCCATTCCCTCTTCGTTGAAGGCGTGGATGCGGATATTTTTCTGGTATTTAAAGGTTTGCAACAGCCAGCGCAGACGATCCGGCACCGTGGGCTGCTGGGACATGGCGCTGTCTTCAAACAGCTCGCGGTCACGGGTATCGTCGTAACCCATGATGATATGCAGCTCGTCCACCTGGCTACAGGCGCGCTGAATCAGATAAATGTGCCCGGTATGCAGCGGATAGAACTTGCCGAACACCACGCCGATGTTTTTCTGCTGGCGGGGAAATTCCAGACCGAGAAAGCGGTGCAGCGCTTCCAGCTTCTGCGCGCTGGGGCTTTTGATTTTGGCGTTGAGAAGCTGGCTGAGATACCCTTTGGTCATGCCGCTGGCGTCCGCCACTTGTTGCAGGGTACAGCCTTTCTGCTTGATGGCGGTTTTGAGATAGTCGAACGATGACACAAGAGCCTCCTGCTGAAAAAACTTGCCGGAATGGGCGCCCGGCATTCTCTTTGATCGCGGCTTATTGCCTGATGGCGCTACGCTTATCAGGCCTACAGAACATTGCCTGCTGGCGCTGCGCTTATCCGGCCTACGGAACATTCACTTATCGGACCTACAGTCATTGTAGGCCGGATAAGACGCCTCGCGTCGCCATCCGGCGATGCAAGGGTAGCGTAATTATAAATCGTCAAACACGCCTAAGGCGTCAGAAAGTTTTTTAACGCCGAACACCTGCATCCCTTCCGGTGGTTTTTTCGGCACGTTCGCGGCGGGCACGATCGCCCGGCGGAAGCCGTGTTTTGCCGCCTCAGAGATGCGCTCCTGCCCGCTCGGCACCGGGCGGATCTCCCCCGCCAGTCCCACTTCGCCAAACACTACCAGATCCTGCGGCAAAGGCCGGTCGCGCAGGCTCGAAACCATCGCTAACAGCAGGGCCAGGTCGGCGCTGGTTTCGGTGACCTTGACGCCACCCACCACGTTGACAAACACATCCTGATCCGCCATTTGCAGACCGCCGTGGCGGTGCAATACCGCCAGCAGAATCGCCAGCCGGTTCTGCTCCAGCCCCACCGCCACGCGACGCGGGTTCGCCATCATTGAGTGATCGACCAGCGCCTGAATCTCCACCAACAGCGGGCGCGTGCCTTCCCAGACCACCATCACCGAGCTGCCAGAGGTAATCTCATCGCCCCGGCTCAGGAAGATCGCCGACGGATTGCTCACTTCGCGCAGCCCCTGTTCGGTCATCGCGAAAACGCCCAGCTCATTCACCGCGCCAAAACGGTTCTTATGGCTGCGCAGCGTGCGGAAGCGGGAGTCGGCGTCGCCGTCAAGCAGCACCGAGCAGTCGATACAGTGTTCCAGCACTTTCGGCCCGGCCAGCGAACCATCTTTCGTAACGTGGCCAACCATCACGATCGCCACGCCGCGCGTTTTGGCAAAGCGCGTCAGGTAGGCGGCGGTTTCGCGTACCTGCGCCACGCTGCCCGGCGAGGACTGAATATCCGCCATATGCATCACCTGAATGGAGTCGATCACCATCAGCTTCGGCTGTTCCTCTTCGGCAATCAGGCAAATCTGCTCAATGCTGGTTTCCGACAGCATATTGAGGTTGCCGGTCGGTAAGCCGAGACGATGCGCGCGCATCGCCACCTGCTGTAACGACTCCTCGCCGGTGACGTACAGGGTTTTCATCTTCTCGGCGAGCTTGCACAGCGTTTGCAGCAGCAGGGTTGATTTCCCGGCCCCCGGGTTACCGCCAATCAGAATCGCGCTGCCGGGAACTACGCCGCCGCCCAGCACACGGTCAAACTCTTTAAAGCCCGTCGAAAAACGCGGCAGTTCCTCAAGGCTGATCTCCGAGAGCTTCTGCACTTTCGCCACGCCTGCGCTACCGGCGTAACCGCTGAGCCGCTCGTTACGCGCCACCGTCGGCGATGCGGCAAGACGCACCTCGGTGATGGTGTTCCAGGCGTGGCAGGAGCTGCACTGCCCCTGCCAGCGAGGATAGTCCGCCCCGCATTCATTACATACAAAGGCGCGTTTTGGAGCTTTTGCCACGGTTTACCTCGTTATCTCTGTGCTGCCTGCGCGCCGGATGGCGGCTACGCCTTATCCGGCCTACAGGATGCAAACTACTTCTGATTCATGCTGCCGGAGAGAATGCAGAACACCCCCATCAGGTCAGCGTGACGGATGGTAATTTCCGTCTTTTCATTCACTTTTGGCTTGGCATGATAGGCAATGCCCAGCCCTGCGGTTTTGATCATCGGCAGATCGTTAGCGCCATCGCCAATCGCCACCGTCTGCGCCATCGGGACCTCATACTCCTGCGCCAGCCGGATCAGGGTATTGGCTTTATATTCCGCATCGACGATATCCCCCGTCACATTGCCGGTAAATTTCCCGTCGATAATCTCCAGTTCGTTCGCCACCACGGCGCTCAGGCGCAGCGTTTCGCGCAGGTATTCGGCAAAGAAGGTGAAACCGCCGGAGGCGATAGCGACCTTCCAGCCCAGCGTCTCCAGCTTCAGCACCAGCTGCGTCAGGCCCGGCATCAGCGGCAGCGTTTCGCGCACCTGGTGCAGGATAGCGGCATCAGCGCCTTTCAGCGTCGCCACGCGGCTGCGCAGGCTGGCGGTAAAGTCCAGTTCGCCGCGCATCGCGCGTTCGGTCACTTCCGCCACCTGCTCGCCGGTTCCGGCCAGCTTCGCGATCTCATCAATACACTCAATCTGAATGGCGGTAGAGTCCATGTCCATCACCAGCAGGCCCGGCGTGCGCAGATGCGGGATTTTACCGAGCGGCGCGACGTCCAGCTGCGCCTCATGCGCCAGCCGGGTAGCGCGCGCAGTCAGCGAACCGGCCAGACGGATCACCTGATAGTCCTCCACGCACCAGGCCGCGACGATCACCATCGCCGCGCCCAGTTTACTCTGATACCGGGTCAGACGCTGTTTATCCAGCCCGCGACCGTACAGTAGCCAGCCGCTACGTCCTGCGTGGTAATCCAGTGGCATCACCTCGTCACCACTTAAAGAGAGGGGCAAACCTGGCCATAAAGAGACATCTTCAGGCAAATCGCACCAGGTAATGTTAGGCATTAAAGCTCCTGTAAAATCGTTCGGGCCGGGAAGGTTCCTGGGGAAAATAACGCATGAGGCTACCTTGTAACCATCGCTTCTGGCAACATTAAGCCTCAAATTTTCAGCAGGTGGAATATGGCTCGCGCAAAACTGAAATTCCGGCTTCATCGTGCAGTGATTGTATTGTTCTGTCTCGCGCTGCTTGTCGCGCTGATGCAGGGTGCCTCCTGGTTCAGTCAAAACCATCAGCGGCAGCGTAATCCGCAGCTTGAAGAGCTGGCCCGCACGCTGGCGCGTCAGGTGACGCTGAACGTCGCGCCGCTGATGCGTAGCGAAACGCCGGACGAAAAGCGCATCCAGAACCTGTTGCAGCAGTTGACCAGTGAAAGCCGCGTTCTCGACGCCAGCGTTTATGATGAACAGGGCGATATGATTGCCCGCGCGGGGGAAAGCGTGGAGGTTCGCGATCGCCTGGCGCTGGACGGTAAAAAAGCCGGCGGCTACTTCAATCAGCAGATCGTTGAACCTGTGCAGGGGAAAAACGGCCCGCTGGGCTATCTGCGCCTGACTCTCGATACGCATACTTTAGCCACCGAGGCGAAGCAGGTGGATAATACCACCAATATTCTTCGTCTGATGCTGCTGCTTTCGCTGGCTATCGGCGTGGTGCTGACCCGCACGCTGTTACAGGGTAAACGCACCCGCTGGCAGCAATCGCCCTTCCTGCTTACCGCCAGCAAATCGGTGCCAGAAGAGGAAGAAAGCGATAAAAAAGAATAAGTTATTAAAAGGAAATCATTATGTCTACGCTTCGCCTGTTAATCTCTGACTCCCGGGACCCGTGGTTTAACCTGGCGGTGGAAGAGTGTATTTTCCGCCAGATGCCCGCCACGCAGCGCGTGCTGTTTCTGTGGCGCAACGCCGATACCGTGGTCATTGGCCGGGCGCAAAACCCGTGGAAAGAGTGCAATACCCGCCGCATGGAAGAGGATAACGTGCGGCTGGCGCGTCGCAGCAGCGGCGGCGGCGCGGTGTTCCACGATCTCGGCAACACCTGCTTTACCTTTATGGCCGGCAAACCGGAATATGATAAAACCGTTTCCACCGCCATCGTCCTGAACGCGCTTAACGCGCTGGGCGTCACTGCCGAAGCCTCCGGTCGCAACGATCTGGTGGTCAAAACGGCGGACGGCGATCGTAAAGTCTCCGGGTCGGCCTACCGCGAAACCAAAGACCGCGGTTTCCATCACGGCACGCTGCTGCTGAATGCCGATCTCAGCCGTCTGGCGAACTATCTGAATCCGGATAAAAAGAAACTAGCCGCCAAAGGGATCACCTCCGTTCGCTCACGCGTGGCGAATCTCATCGAACTGCTGCCGGGCGTTACCCATGAGCAGGTCTGCGCGGCGGTGACGGAGGCTTTTTTCAGCCACTACGGCGAACGCGTTGCGGCGGAAGTGATTTCGCCGGACAAAACGCCGGATCTGCCGAACTTTGCCGAGACGTTTGCCCGCCAGAGCAGTTGGGAGTGGAACTTCGGCCAGGCGCCGGCTTTTTCGCATCTGCTGGACGAGCGCTTCAGTTGGGGCGGCGTGGAGTTACATTTTGACGTCGAGAAAGGCCATATCACCCGCGCGCAGGTCTTTACCGACAGCCTCAACCCGGCGCCGTTAGAAGCGCTGGCCGGTCGTTTGCAGGGCTGTCTTTACCGTGCGGATATGCTGCAACAGACGTGCGACGCGCTGCTGGCTGACTTCCCGGAACAGGAAACTGAGCTGCGGGAACTGTCTGACTGGATTGCACGCGAAGTAAAATAATGTCAGATAACAATAAGTTGAGGTTAATTTATAGTTAACTACAATATTATTTATATTTACGATCTTTAGAAAAATTACATTTTAATTGTAAATATAATTAATAGACAGCATTGCGCATTGTATTAGAAGATTCTGAGCGAAAGGGAATCACTCACTATGGTTTTATTCACTTCAATGTTAAGGATTAAACATGAAGAAAATTATACTTGCCGCTTCTATTACTATCGCAATGTCCGCCGCAGCACACGCAGCAGATAACGCAGTGTTAAAGGTCACAGGCGTTCTGACCAACTCTGCGTGTATCCCCTCTTTAAGCGGTGGCGGCGTTGCGGATTTTGGTTCTTTCTCCGTTGGCGGATTGTCAGCGACTGAGACGAATCAACTCGGCAATAAGGATCTTTCGTTCTCCATTTCCTGCGTAGCGCCGACAAAAGTAGCCTGGACTGTTGTCGATAATATGGCTGATTCTAAAGAGAATATCGTTGTCGAAAATACGGACTGGAGCGGTTCTGGTTCAGTGTGGAGCAGTAATAGCCTTTTTGGCGCCGGAAAAACCCTGGCGGGGGTGAAACTGGGCGCTTATGCCGTCACGGTGCAGGCGAGTAACGTGACCGTTAACGGCGAAACAGCCGCGATGATTTCAGGCTCCGACGCAACAGGAACGTATTCATGGGGTAAGGTTGTGGGCGACAGCGCTCCCATCCGCAATGACGGCGTGTCTTATACTATTGCCGAGGGCTCAACCACCACGCCTGCGAGCTTTACTAACGCTGTCTTTCCGCTACGCGTCGCGCTGGCCGTCCAGGACACAACGACTCTTGCCATAACCGACGATACCGCCATTAATGGTCAGGCGACGATAAGCCTGGTGTATTTATAAGATTACCCGTCCCATTGACATATTAAAAAGAGTGTAGTGATGGCTACACTCTTTTTTTCGGACCGCGTTACTTACTCTTTATCGCCCAGCAGAACGGATTCCAGCGCGATTTTGATCATGTCGTTGAAGGTCGTCTGACGTTCAGCCGCCGTGGTCTGCTCGTGGGTACGGATATGATCAGAGACGGTGCAGATGGTCAGCGCTTTAGCGCCAAATTCCGCCGCCACGCCGTAGATACCCGCCGCTTCCATTTCCACGCCGAGGATGCCGTATTTTTCCATCACGTCGAACATTTCGCCGTCCGGCGAGTAGAACAGATCCGCGGAGAACAGGTTGCCCACGCGCGCCTCAACGCCCAGCGCTTTCGCCGCGTCAACCGCGTTACGCACCATATCGAAGTCGGCAATCGCCGCAAAGTCATGATCTTTAAAACGGATACGGTTCACTTTGGAGTCGGTGCAGGCGCCCATGCCGATCACCACATCACGCAGTTTGACGTCGTTACGCACCGCGCCGCAGGAGCCGACGCGAATAATTTTTTTCACGCCGAAATCAGTGATCAGCTCTTTGGTATAGATGGAGCAGGACGGGATCCCCATGCCGTGGCCCATCACGGAAATTTTGCGGCCTTTGTAGGTGCCGGTAAAGCCTAACATGCCGCGCACGTTATTCACTTCACGTACGTCTTCGAGGAAAGTTTCTGCAATGTGTTTTGCGCGCAGCGGGTCGCCAGGCATCAATACGACGTCAGCGAAATCACCCATTTCTGCGTTAATGTGAGGAGTTGCCATCTTTAGTTCCTTTTACATTGTTATTTTTGCCGGGTGGCGGCTGCGCCTGACCCGGCCTACAAACCGTAGGCCCGGCAAGCGTAGCGCCGCCGGGCGAAGCTATCAGAACATCGCCTTGCCATATTCCATATCAGACGTGCCAAAGTATTTTGCAATCGTCTGGCCGATGTCCGCGAAGGTTTCACGGTGACCGAGCGAGCCCGGTTTCACTTTCGGACCGTAGATCAGCACCGGAATGTGTTCACGGGTGTGATCGGTGCCGGTCCAGGTCGGGTCGCAGCCGTGGTCGGCGGTGAGGATCAGAATGTCATCTTCACCCACCAGCGCCATCAGTTCCGGCAGACGGCGATCGAACAGTTCGAGGCCCGCTGCGTAACCGGCGACGTCGCGACGGTGGCCCCAGGAGGAGTCAAAGTCGACGAAGTTGGTGAAGACAATAGTCTTGTCGCCCGCCGCTTTCATCTCTTTAACCGTGGCGTCGAACAGCGCATCCAGCCCGGTGGCTTTCACTTTTTTGGTGATGCCGCAGTTGGCGTAGATATCAGCGATTTTACCGACGGAAACCACCTGGCCGCCTTTCTCGTCAACCAGCTTTTGCAGCACGGTCGGCGCTGGCGGTTCAACGGCCAGGTCATGACGGTTACCGGTACGCTGGAAATTACCCGCTTTGTCGCCGATAAACGGACGAGCGATAACGCGACCAATGTTGTAACCGCCTTCGGTCAGCTCTTCGCGGGCGATTTCGCACAGCTCGTACAGTCTGTCGAGGCCAAAGGTCTCTTCATGACAGGCAATCTGAAAGACAGAGTCCGCGGAGGTGTAGAAAATCGGCTTACCGGTTTTCATATGCTCTTCGCCAAGCTTATCGAGAATCACCGTACCGGAGGAGTGGCAGTTGCCGAGGTAGCCCGGCAGATTCGCGCGTTTTACCAGCTTATCCAGCAGCGCCTGCGGGAAGCTGTTCTCCTGGTCGCTGAAATAGCCCCAGTCGAACAGCACCGGCACGCCGGCGATTTCCCAGTGGCCTGACGGGGTATCTTTGCCGGAAGAGAGCTCATGCGCCCAGGCGTAAGCGCCCACTACTTCCGCGTTGCCGTCCATACCGGCGGCGATCTTACCGGTAGAACCTTCATGCGCTTTAACCAGCCCCAGGCGGGTCAGGTTCGGTAAATTCAGCGGCCCTTTGCGGCCATTATCCGCTTCGCCTTTAGCACAAGCTTCTGCGATATGCCCCAGGGTATCGGCGCCCACATCGCCAAAGCGATCGGCATCTTCCGTTGCGCCAATACCAAAGGAGTCCAGCACCATAATAAATGCACGTTTCATATTGTTCTCCATACATCTGCGCTGTAAAAAAGCGATCAGATCAGTATACCGCTATTCGGTAATACGACGATAGACCGTTGGCGTAATTTCAGGCGCTTTATCGTCAAGAGTAATTGCCGCTTTCACCGCCTGCGCCGCATCCTGCCAGCAGGCTTCATCTTTGGCGTGGATGACCGCCAGCGGACGCTGTCCGTCAACGCCGTCGCCCAGGCGAACCATATCGGTAAAGCCGACGCTGTAATCAATGCTATCGGACGCCTGGCGACGCCCGCCGCCCATTGACACTACCGCCATGCCCAGCGCACGGGTATCCATCGCCGACACAAAGCCTTCGGTATCGGCATAGACCGCTTTGCTGAGCATCGCCGACGGCAGATATTTCGCGTAATTTTCCACTAAGTCGGTCGGCCCTTTCTGCGCGGCGACCATCCGGCCAAACACCTCAGCCGCTTTGCCGTTGTCCAGCACCGCCTGCAGCTTCGCGCGCGCTTCGGCATCGTCTTTCGCCAGCTGGCCGGAGATGAGCATCTCAACGCACAGCGCCATCGTGACGTCAAACAGGCGCGGGTTACGATATTCGCCGGTCAGGAACTGCACCGCCTCGCGCACTTCCACCGCGTTACCGGCACTGGAGGCCAGCACCTGATTCATGTCGGTAAGCAGCGCGGTCGTACGGACACCCGCGCCGTTCGCCACGCCGACAATCGCTTCGGCAAGCGCTGCAGAAAGTTCATACGTCGGCATAAACGCGCCGCTGCCAACTTTCACGTCCATCACCAGCGCATCCAGCCCTTCGGCCAGCTTTTTCGCCAGTATGGAAGCGGTAATCAGCGGTATGGAGTCCACCGTCGCGGTAATATCGCGGGTGGCATAAAAACGTTTGTCCGCCGGGGCGAGCGAACTGGTCTGCCCGATAATCGCTACGCCCACCTCTTTAATAATGTCGCGGAAACGGTTGTCGTCCGGGAAGATATCGAAGCCCGGAATGGCTTCCAGTTTGTCGAGCGTACCGCCGGTATGACCGAGGCCGCGACCGGAGATCATCGGCACATAGCCGCCGCAGGCCGCGACCATCGGCCCCAGCATCAGCGATGTTACATCGCCCACCCCGCCGGTGGAGTGTTTATCAACGATTGGGCCGTTCAGTTGCAGACTCTTCCAGTCCAGGACGGTGCCTGAATCCCGCATTGCCATCGTCAGCGATACGCGCTCCGGCATGGTCATATCGTGGAAGAAGATGGTCATCGCCAGGGCGGCAATCTGACCTTCCGAAACGGTATTGTCACGAATGCCGTTGATAAAGAAGCGGATCTCTTCATCACTCAGCGCATGACCATCACGTTTTTTACGAATAATTTCTTGTGCGAGAAACACAGTACCTCCTGGAGAAAAGAGTGTAAGCCTTCCGTAGGCCTGATAAGCGAAGCGCCATCAGGCATTTGCCGGGTAAGCGTAGCGCCAGCCACCCGGCGAACCGGAACAACGCCGGATGGCGGCTACGCCTTATCCGGCCTACAGCGAACAATGCTATTAGTAGCTGCTTGCGCTCTTACCGTCGCCGTGGCCCAGTACTTTCAACAGGCTCGCCAGCAGGCTGGAGGCGCCAAAGCGGTAATGACGGGAATCCGCCCACTGTTCGCCGAACAGCTCGTCCGCGATGGCGAGGAATTTCTGCGCGTCCTCCGCCGTACGTACGCCGCCCGCCGGTTTGAAGCCAACGGTTTTTTCCACGCCCATATCGCGAATCACTTCCATCATGATGCGCGCGCTTTCCGGCGTGGCGTTTACCGGCACTTTACCGGTCGAGGTTTTAATAAAGTCCGCACCGGCCCTGATAGCGATTTCCGACGCTTTACGAATCAGCGCGTCTTCTTTCAGTTCGCCAGTTTCAATAATCACCTTAAGCAGGACGTTGGCCGCAGCGCAGGCGTCTTTACAGGCTTTCACCAGATCGAAGCCCACCTGCTCGTTGCCGGCAATCAGCGCGCGGTACGGGAACACCACGTCAACTTCATCCGCGCCGTAAGCAATCGCCGCGCGGGTTTCCGCCAGCGCAATCTCAATATCGTCATTACCGTGCGGGAAGTTAGTGACCGTGGCGATACGGATCTCGGGGGTGCCCTGCTCTTTCAGCGTCTTACGCGCGATCGGGATAAAGCGCGGGTAGATACAGATTGCTGCCGTATTGCCCACCGGGGTTTTCGCCTGATGACACAGTGCAATCACTTTTTCATTGGTGTCGTCGTCATTCAGGGTCGTCAGATCCATCAGCTTCAGGGCGCGCAGGCTGCTTGCAGTTAAATCGGTCATAACATTCTCCAACGGCATCGCCGTATAAAATTCTTACCGTGCGGGTCTGTTAGTATTCTAACATCCACCCGCGATTACACTTCGATATGCATCACAGTTAATGAAAACCTGGTACAAATTTGCATTACCGTAATGCGATCAACTTCAAATAAATTTCTTTTTCTGGCATGTACTTCTGCCCGCAGGCGCATCAGGATCAAAAGCCATAAACCCGCTTATTCCTACAATGTCCGCACGCTTTCCGGCATATAAGGAATCCCGATGTCCACGTCAAACGAAACCGCGCTGCAACAACGCTGCCAGCAAATCGTCACCAGTTCGGTGCTCAGCCCGGCGCAAAAACGCCATTTTCTGGCGCTGGAGGCCGAGAACAATCTGCCTTATCCTGAACTGCCCGCCGGGGCGCGCCAGGCGCTGGACGACGGGGTAATCTGCGATATGTTTGAAGGTCATGCGCCGTTCAAACCGCGCTATGTGTTGCCCGATTACGCCCGTTTTCTGCGCAACGGCTCCGCGTGGCTGGAGCTGGAAGGCGCGCAGGATCTCGACGATGCGCTCTCGCTACTGACCATTCTCTACTACCATGTGCCGTCCGTGACCTCAATGCCGGTCTACCTCGGTCAGCTTGATGCGCTGTTGCAGCCTTATGTTAAAATTCTAACACAAGATGAGATTGATAGCCGAATAAAACGTTTCTGGCGCTATCTCGACAGAACCCTGCCGGACGCGTTTATGCATGCCAATATCGGCCCCGCCGATGGCCCTGTCACCCGCGCCATTTTACGCGCCGATGCCGATCTGAAGCAGGTTGCGCCAAACCTGACCTTTATCTACGACCCGCAGATCACGCCGGACGACCTGCTGCTGACGGTGGCGAAAAATATCTGTGAATGCAGCAAGCCGCATATTTCCAACGGCCCGGTAAATGATAAAATTTTCACAAAAGGCGGTTATGGCGTGGTGAGTTGCTACAACTCCCTGCCGCTCGCTGGCGGCGGCAGCACGCTGGTGCGTCTGAACCTGAAAGCCGTTGCGGAGCGCAGCAGCTCTGTCGAAGACTTCTTCGCCAACGTACTTCCCCACTACTGCCGACAGCAGATCGCCGTTATTGATGCGCGATGTGAGTTCCTCTATGAAAAATCACATTTCTTTGAGCATAGCTTCCTCGTTCAGGAAGGACTGATCGACCCTCAACGTTTTGTGCCGATGTTTGGGATGTATGGGCTGGCGGAGGCGGTAAATCTGCTGTGCGAAAAAGCGGACATGAGCGCGCGCTACGGGAAAGCGCAGGCGGCGAATGAGCTGGCCTGGCGCATCAGCGCCCAGCTCGCGGATTTTGTTGAAAACACGCCGGTGAAATATGGCTGGAAGCAGCGGGCGATGCTGCACGCCCAGTCGGGGATCAGTTCGGATATCGGCACCACGCCGGGCGCGCGCCTGCCCTACGGCGACGAACCGGACCCGGTAACCCATCTGCAAACCGTCGCGCCGCATCATGCGCATTACCCTTCCGGGATCAGCGACATTCTGACGCTTGATGAAACCATCAAGCGCAATCCTCAGGCGCTGGTGCAGCTGTGCCTCGGCGCATTTAAGGCCGGAATGCGTGAATTTACCGCCAACGTCAGCGGCAACGACCTGGTGCGCGTGACCGGCTACATGGTGCGCCTGTCGGATCTGCAAAAGTATCGCGCCGACGGTTCCCGCACCAACACCACCTGGCTTGGCGAGGAGGCGGCGCGTAATACGCGTATTCTGGAACGACAACCGCGTGTGGTAAGTCATGAGCAGCAGATGCGCTTTAGTCAGTAAAATCCTCCCCTTTTCCTGCGTCGACGGGCCAGGCAGTCGCCTGGTCCTGTTTTTACAGGGCTGCAATCTGCGCTGTAAAAACTGCCACAACCCGTGGACCATCGGACGCTGCAACCACTGCGCGGAGTGCGTCGCGCAGTGTCCGCATCAGGCGCTGAGTTTCAGCGCCGGGAAGGTGTCATGGCGGGCCGATCGCTGCCAGCAGTGCGACACCTGCCTGCGGATGTGCCCGCAGCAGGCGACGCCAATGGCGCAGAGCATGCGCGTTGACGAGGTGCTGCACCAGATCCGTCAGGCCGCGCCGTTTATTGAAGGCATTACCGTCAGCGGCGGCGAAGCCACCACCCAGCTGCCGTTTATTGTGGACCTGTTCGCCGCCATCAAAGCCGATCCGCAGTTAACGTCGCTGAGCTGCCTGGTCGACAGCAACGGACTGCTGAACGAAACCGGCTGGCAGAAATTGCTGCCGGTGTGTGATGGCGTGATGCTCGATCTGAAAGCCTGGAGCAGCGAGTATCACCAGCGGCTGACCGGACGGGACAACGCGCAGATTAAGCGCAGTATTCTGTGGCTGGCAGCGCGTCAAAAGCTGGCGGAGCTGCGGCTGTTGGTTATTCCGGGGCAGGTCGATTATCTGCAACATATTGATGCGTTAGCCGCGTTCATCCGGCAAACTGGCGACGTCGCGG is drawn from Citrobacter rodentium NBRC 105723 = DSM 16636 and contains these coding sequences:
- a CDS encoding DUF1120 domain-containing protein codes for the protein MKKIILAASITIAMSAAAHAADNAVLKVTGVLTNSACIPSLSGGGVADFGSFSVGGLSATETNQLGNKDLSFSISCVAPTKVAWTVVDNMADSKENIVVENTDWSGSGSVWSSNSLFGAGKTLAGVKLGAYAVTVQASNVTVNGETAAMISGSDATGTYSWGKVVGDSAPIRNDGVSYTIAEGSTTTPASFTNAVFPLRVALAVQDTTTLAITDDTAINGQATISLVYL
- the lplA gene encoding lipoate--protein ligase LplA, encoding MSTLRLLISDSRDPWFNLAVEECIFRQMPATQRVLFLWRNADTVVIGRAQNPWKECNTRRMEEDNVRLARRSSGGGAVFHDLGNTCFTFMAGKPEYDKTVSTAIVLNALNALGVTAEASGRNDLVVKTADGDRKVSGSAYRETKDRGFHHGTLLLNADLSRLANYLNPDKKKLAAKGITSVRSRVANLIELLPGVTHEQVCAAVTEAFFSHYGERVAAEVISPDKTPDLPNFAETFARQSSWEWNFGQAPAFSHLLDERFSWGGVELHFDVEKGHITRAQVFTDSLNPAPLEALAGRLQGCLYRADMLQQTCDALLADFPEQETELRELSDWIAREVK
- the nadR gene encoding multifunctional transcriptional regulator/nicotinamide-nucleotide adenylyltransferase/ribosylnicotinamide kinase NadR — protein: MSSFDYLKTAIKQKGCTLQQVADASGMTKGYLSQLLNAKIKSPSAQKLEALHRFLGLEFPRQQKNIGVVFGKFYPLHTGHIYLIQRACSQVDELHIIMGYDDTRDRELFEDSAMSQQPTVPDRLRWLLQTFKYQKNIRIHAFNEEGMEPYPHGWDVWSNGIKTFMAEKGIQPNWIYTSEEADAPQYLEHLGIETVLIDPRRTFMNISGAQIRENPFRYWEYIPTEVKPFFVRTVAVLGGESSGKSTLVNKLANIFNTTSAWEYGRDYVFSHLGGDEMALQYSDYDKIALGHAQYIDFAVKYANKVAFIDTDFVTTQAFCKKYEGREHPFVQALIDEYRFDLVILLENNTPWVADGLRSLGSSVDRKEFQTLLVEMLRKNNIDFVHVEEADYDGRFLRCVELVKEMMGEQGV
- the serB gene encoding phosphoserine phosphatase; its protein translation is MPNITWCDLPEDVSLWPGLPLSLSGDEVMPLDYHAGRSGWLLYGRGLDKQRLTRYQSKLGAAMVIVAAWCVEDYQVIRLAGSLTARATRLAHEAQLDVAPLGKIPHLRTPGLLVMDMDSTAIQIECIDEIAKLAGTGEQVAEVTERAMRGELDFTASLRSRVATLKGADAAILHQVRETLPLMPGLTQLVLKLETLGWKVAIASGGFTFFAEYLRETLRLSAVVANELEIIDGKFTGNVTGDIVDAEYKANTLIRLAQEYEVPMAQTVAIGDGANDLPMIKTAGLGIAYHAKPKVNEKTEITIRHADLMGVFCILSGSMNQK
- a CDS encoding YtjB family periplasmic protein, whose protein sequence is MARAKLKFRLHRAVIVLFCLALLVALMQGASWFSQNHQRQRNPQLEELARTLARQVTLNVAPLMRSETPDEKRIQNLLQQLTSESRVLDASVYDEQGDMIARAGESVEVRDRLALDGKKAGGYFNQQIVEPVQGKNGPLGYLRLTLDTHTLATEAKQVDNTTNILRLMLLLSLAIGVVLTRTLLQGKRTRWQQSPFLLTASKSVPEEEESDKKE
- the radA gene encoding DNA repair protein RadA, producing MAKAPKRAFVCNECGADYPRWQGQCSSCHAWNTITEVRLAASPTVARNERLSGYAGSAGVAKVQKLSEISLEELPRFSTGFKEFDRVLGGGVVPGSAILIGGNPGAGKSTLLLQTLCKLAEKMKTLYVTGEESLQQVAMRAHRLGLPTGNLNMLSETSIEQICLIAEEEQPKLMVIDSIQVMHMADIQSSPGSVAQVRETAAYLTRFAKTRGVAIVMVGHVTKDGSLAGPKVLEHCIDCSVLLDGDADSRFRTLRSHKNRFGAVNELGVFAMTEQGLREVSNPSAIFLSRGDEITSGSSVMVVWEGTRPLLVEIQALVDHSMMANPRRVAVGLEQNRLAILLAVLHRHGGLQMADQDVFVNVVGGVKVTETSADLALLLAMVSSLRDRPLPQDLVVFGEVGLAGEIRPVPSGQERISEAAKHGFRRAIVPAANVPKKPPEGMQVFGVKKLSDALGVFDDL